A stretch of the Alnus glutinosa chromosome 6, dhAlnGlut1.1, whole genome shotgun sequence genome encodes the following:
- the LOC133871585 gene encoding uncharacterized protein LOC133871585, with product MHKILSKVLANRLKSVLGKIVSHSQNSFIKGRQILDSVLVANECLESRLRSGTPGIICTLDLEKAYDHINWKFLLYLLETCGFGERWRGWIAHCISTFTRFTTRGSFVSFTVCVGDGSFKLDVVYNSGKRATLWVFRGSRYQEAMIVSHLLFADDTLIFCDPNVEQFQDLRCLLLCFEAVWGLKINLSKSEIVLVGDVGDVEELASILGCGVASLPIKYLGLPLGAKYKVEVVSRFFEMYYLKVRIVEYTIAAVWCCVGYAVIGERAVGELEGVNGQPVVGADLENGSIVFDVVFMEGTECMQF from the exons ATGCACAAAATCCTTTCAAAGGTTCTGGCAAACAGGTTGAAGTCAGTGTTGGGGAAGATTGTTTCTCACTCTCAGAATTCATTTATCAAGGGGAGACAAATCCTGGACTCTGTATTGGTGGCTAATGAATGCTTGGAGAGCCGGCTTCGCTCTGGAACACCGGGTATTATTTGCacattggatttggagaaggcctaTGACCATATAAATTGGAagtttttgctttatttgttgGAGACATGTGGTTTTGGAGAGAGATGGCGAGGctggattgctcattgtatATCAACT TTTACGAGGTTTacgacaaggggatcctttgtctccttTACTGTTTGTGTTGGTGATGGAAGCTTTAAGTTGGATGTTGTCTACAACAGTGGAAAGCGGGCGACTCTCTGGGTTTTTCGTGGCTCAAGATATCAGGAGGCTATGATTGTGTctcatttattatttgcagatgatacctTGATCTTTTGTGACCCTAATGTTGAACAATTCCAAGATTTGAGATGCTTGCTACTATGTTTTGAAGCGGTTTGGGGGCTGAAAATCAACTTGTCTAAATCCGAGATTGTTCTTGTAGGTGATGTAGGGGATGTGGAGGAGTTGGCTAGCATTCTTGGGTGTGGGGTGGCTTCACTTCCTataaagtatttgggtcttcctttgggtGCTAAGTATAAG gtggaagtggtctctagattttttgagatgtatTATCTTAAAGTAAG AATTGTGGAGTACACTATTGCAGCTGTTTGGTGTTGTGTGGGTTATGCCGTGATCGGTGAAAGAgctgttggggagttggagggggtaAATGGGCAACCGGTTGTTGGTGCCGATTTGGAGAATGGTTctattgtgtttgatgtggtgtttATGGAAGGAACAGAATGCATGCAGTTTtaa
- the LOC133870047 gene encoding uncharacterized protein LOC133870047: MGDPSFFDRMINNLCATSKFYTGYPKDLGPSRVIHFTSEREFVQLLHEGHPVVVAFTIRGNYTKHLDRVLEEASAEFYPHVKFMRVECPKYPGFCITRQRKEYPFIEIFHSPAQASNQGRVADPNVTKYSVKVLPFNYDQSAYGFREFFKRHGIRASEAK, from the exons ATGGGAGATCCTTCATTTTTTGATCGAATGATCAACAATCTCTGTGCAACGTCCAA GTTTTATACTGGTTATCCAAAGGATCTTGGGCCATCACGGGTTATTCATTTTACATCTGAACGTGAGTTCGTTCAGCTGCTTCATGAAGGTCATCCTGTAGTTGTTGCCTTTACGATCAG GGGTAATTACACAAAACACCTTGACAGAGTACTGGAGGAAGCTTCTGCCGAGTTTTATCCACATGTTAAATTTATGCGC GTCGAGTGTCCAAAATATCCTGGGTTCTGCATAACACGGCAGAGGAAGGAATATCCATTTATCGAAATTTTTCATAGTCCGGCACAG GCTTCTAACCAGGGAAGGGTTGCTGATCCAAATGTTACAAAATACTCTGTGAAGGTTCTACCT TTCAATTATGACCAGAGTGCCTATGGATTTAGAGAATTCTTCAAGCGCCATGGTATACGGGCATCAGAGGCAAAGTAA